From the genome of Sphingobacterium sp. UGAL515B_05:
CTCCATAAAAAAATGATGTTCGACAGCCTGGTGGTATTGTTTTTCCTGCAGGATGGATAAGGCTCTTTTCAAAACAAGCAACACCGAAAAAACGACAATGATGCTGATTGCTATAAGTATTTTGATCATGCTATGCTCTTGGTTAAATATACATCGGTACACAAATTCTCATGCAAAAAAAAAGATTAAGACCGATAGGTAAACCTCATTTTTTCGAGCATATCGCTACTCAGATTCTCAGCATATGTCCCATAGGCGTCTACTAGGGTTCCTTTTATGCCTGCTGTGGATGTAATGGCATAGATGATACTACTGTCGTCGGGATCAGAGAAACCTTCAAATCGGTAATACTCATCCACCATAAATTCCTCGGGACCTAGCAGGAGCTGTAACGCAATACAACTCAACCCATTTTCTAATAATTCAAAATCCTGAATGTACCCTCGGCCACGAAGGTCTGCAATAGCATCTACTAATGTTTCAAAGCTCTTCATACTGTTAGTTTTTTACCTTAATGTTTATGAATGATCTACTTCTTTCTGGGTTAACATGGAAATTAGTCCTTAACCAATAAAGAATGACCTTTGTGATAGGCAAAGCTAGTATGGATAGTCCATTCAGTCCAATAACATTGATTAAGTATTTAACTTAATATTTATTAAGTCCGGCTGCATATTTCAAGGCACGAATATATTGGGAAATATCTTTCTTTTAAAATAATCTATTGTTTCCTATAGACTCTTGGAGAATCCCCGGTCTGCTTTCTAAAGAATGTTGAAAATGCAGCAGACGTTTCATAACCAAGGTCAAACCCAATAGATTGGATAGATTGGGTCGAAAACCGCAATTGTTGTTTCGCTTCGCGTAGTTTACGTTGTAATATAACGTTTGATGCAGTTGTTTTGAGCTGATTTTGACACAACGTGTTTAAGTAGTTACTTGACAGATTTAAATGATCGGCATACCAAGCGACACGCTGTTGGGATTTAAAATGTATATCGACAAGCTCACAAAATGCTTCAATGATGTCGCGCTGTCCGTTACCTGGATTTTGTGCCAGATAAATGCCGGCCTCCTTTCGTATGATGGAAGACAAAATTTCGATTCTTAGTGCGATAATATCGGCCCAATTTCCGTTAGTCTCATTTTCCAATAAATCAAGTTGGATACGATCCATTTCTCGATTGACCATATCAAAAAGGGAGTCTGAAAGCGCAAATGTGGGGCGTAGATTATTTTGGGTAAAATAAAACTCAGCGACACGTGAAAATGAATCAAACAGCTTTTTTCCAACCACAATTTTTCGGGCGATAGTTTCAGGGCCTGTCTGCCAATGGTGAACCTGTCCCGGAAATAAAAAATGTAATTGTTTGTTTCGAATTGGATAAGCAAATGAATCTACATAATGTGTCCCACTCCCGCGGATAAATAGAACGATTAAGAAATTAGTGCAACTGATTGTTTTATTATAGTTTTCCTGACCAATTATTTCTTTAAAAATAACCTCATCATGTTGAAGAGTACTGGCCGATACCATGCTATTCATGCTGTAATTATACTCCTTATGTGTTAAATAACCTATTTGACGTCTCGCCGGTTTTTAATTAATGAGGAATTCAAAACACAAACAAGAAGCCATGTCAGCTATGTCGAAATTAACACAATGACAGAATAATAGGCTTAATCTATGACAAGAAATTATTCAGTCTGACAAATACCATCCAATTTTAAAACGTTTATACTTCATCAAGAAGAAATTCACGTGGCGATATACCCTTATGGCGCTTAAAGTAATTGGAGAAACTGGCCACATCGTTAAACTGCATTTCTTCGGCAATATCCTTTATTTTTTTTCTCGAAATTTTCATTTCATGAATAACTTCATTAAGTACTGTTTTGGCAATAAACGAAATGGCAGTTATATTTAAATGTTTTTTGCAGAGTACATTTATGTAATTGGCTGTCAATCCCACTTTTTCGGCATAAAAGGCAACGCTTCTATTTTCTCGCCAATGCGTCATGATCAACAGAGAAAGTTTATTAAAAAACAAATCCGGTTTATCAAAGACCGGATGGTCTACTTCGCCTAGCATTTTACGGAGAATCAGCATGGTCACGATTCGGATCCGCGATAAGACAATTTCCTGCAAACCATTACTGTCAGTAACTTCTCTTTTTATGTCGTCAAACTCATATCTCACCTTGTAGAAGGTAGAGACATCCAAATGTATCACTGGATTTCTCTTGTAATATTCAACGGGATAAACGAGAAAACCTTCCAGCATTTTAAACATCTTAGCCGACACAAAAATCAGCTGTATCTTGACCTTCTCCCCTTTGATATCCCAACTATGCAATTGCCCAGGGAAAAGAAAATGAATTTGCCGGTCCACAATGGGATAAGTGAGCTGATCAATTTTGTGAACCCCAGTACCCTGTTCGATCAGTAAAATTGAAAAAAAATCCAATCCCGTAAGCTCTTTCCGAAACAAGGGTTTGTCAACATCGAAACAGATAATCTCTCCATCGACTCTTTTTTTCCGTTGAAAATCACTAAATAATTCTATTTCGTAATTCCTTTTTCTCATTCAATATCCCCCTTAAGTCATCCGTCAATTGACCTGATTTAAAAATAATTTTTTCATGATCGATGAAGCAAAATCTTGATAAAACACAGGACCACCAACCTGGTCCAAGCAACTGAAGTTAGTACCGCGAAAAGAAGCTATTCGGATGCATTAATTCACGATGAGCGTTAATTAATGCATCCCTAATCAGCCTTCCTATAGCGGTCCATTAACCCTGAAGTATTATTTTTGGATCGCAATACAGCGTATCGTCATCCCGGTTGCTTTGCTAAGGTTAGCAGGCTGGCTATTGTTGCTCTGATCGATGGAAGCACTATTTTGCAGTGCAGAAAAGCGAGTGAGGTTACTCCCAGATACAGAGGAAGTCCAATAGGCTCCATTTCCGCCACGCCAGTAAAGAATGCCTTGTGCGGCATTACGATATCCCGCCGCCGGAAAAGTTAATTTGACGTTTGG
Proteins encoded in this window:
- a CDS encoding AraC family transcriptional regulator, which encodes MNSMVSASTLQHDEVIFKEIIGQENYNKTISCTNFLIVLFIRGSGTHYVDSFAYPIRNKQLHFLFPGQVHHWQTGPETIARKIVVGKKLFDSFSRVAEFYFTQNNLRPTFALSDSLFDMVNREMDRIQLDLLENETNGNWADIIALRIEILSSIIRKEAGIYLAQNPGNGQRDIIEAFCELVDIHFKSQQRVAWYADHLNLSSNYLNTLCQNQLKTTASNVILQRKLREAKQQLRFSTQSIQSIGFDLGYETSAAFSTFFRKQTGDSPRVYRKQ
- a CDS encoding phosphoribosylpyrophosphate synthetase; this translates as MKSFETLVDAIADLRGRGYIQDFELLENGLSCIALQLLLGPEEFMVDEYYRFEGFSDPDDSSIIYAITSTAGIKGTLVDAYGTYAENLSSDMLEKMRFTYRS
- a CDS encoding helix-turn-helix transcriptional regulator; translated protein: MRKRNYEIELFSDFQRKKRVDGEIICFDVDKPLFRKELTGLDFFSILLIEQGTGVHKIDQLTYPIVDRQIHFLFPGQLHSWDIKGEKVKIQLIFVSAKMFKMLEGFLVYPVEYYKRNPVIHLDVSTFYKVRYEFDDIKREVTDSNGLQEIVLSRIRIVTMLILRKMLGEVDHPVFDKPDLFFNKLSLLIMTHWRENRSVAFYAEKVGLTANYINVLCKKHLNITAISFIAKTVLNEVIHEMKISRKKIKDIAEEMQFNDVASFSNYFKRHKGISPREFLLDEV